A single genomic interval of Helicoverpa armigera isolate CAAS_96S chromosome 22, ASM3070526v1, whole genome shotgun sequence harbors:
- the LOC135118482 gene encoding LOW QUALITY PROTEIN: uncharacterized protein LOC135118482 (The sequence of the model RefSeq protein was modified relative to this genomic sequence to represent the inferred CDS: inserted 1 base in 1 codon), with protein MRDNIHVIKSTITTFNNSISKLNENEQRLNKNLEVIDKGLQLISNSNDKLEIKSNINSLLSALESIIISLSFDIEDINNAILFSKMNVLHPTILSPHQLYNELEQNRNNMPXYYELPVSLSLQNVHELIDISRIISYFHNNKIIIVIKIPLVLPQTYTLYRVIPMPVPYDVSQPDTFALIAPAHPYLAITVDHMFYSLLRSVNQCKVIPDKFHVCELESVFSSVVNPICETILITEVVSKLPSSCEIKLLKGSVQVFHKINNNNWIFVLSEPGKCHISCNNDGNNFDETLFGTGLLSIPKTCKAFFKTLQFVPQSNAVLNISSQIISNFNLVDDDCCNKNRVNKTLTRLPYSKLNDVNNLDSLLQASLHLDSFEKELDSLESPNHFQKYGIHYMSLSYVLFIAFFVYLLYRIRRYFCPKSKDHYCIQIFNQCNTKKVTETRQPSVELSVMNENSVADDTYSSMSRPTPIKRNLLVSKIN; from the exons ATGAGAGATAATATTCACGTCATTAAGTCAACTATTACTACATTCAATAACTCTATCTCTAAATTAAACGAAAATGAGcaacgtttaaataaaaatctcgaGGTCATTGATAAAGGACTTCAACTTATTTCCAACTCTAATGATAAGCTGGAAATTAAGTCTAACATTAACTCACTATTAAGTGCTCttgaaagtattattatttcactATCATTCGATATAGAAGATATCAATAATGCGATTTTATTCAGCAAAATGAATGTACTGCATCCAACTATACTTAGTCCACATCAATTATATAACGAACTTGAACAAAATAGGAATAATATGC GGTATTACGAACTCCCGGTATCCCTGTCGTTACAAAACGTTCATGAACTAATCGATATTTCTagaattatttcttattttcataataacaaaataattatcgtTATTAAAATCCCGCTCGTACTTCCGCAAACATATACTTTGTACCGCGTGATTCCAATGCCTGTCCCATATGACGTATCGCAACCTGATACGTTTGCACTTATTGCTCCCGCTCATCCTTACTTAGCAATAACAGTCGATCATATGTTCTATTCACTGTTGCGTAGTGTAAATCAGTGCAAAGTGATTCCGGATAAATTCCATGTGTGTGAGTTAGAAAGTGTTTTTTCAAGTGTCGTTAACCCAATTTGTGAGACTATCTTAATTACGGAAGTAGTAAGTAAGTTACCTAGTTCTTGTGAAATTAAGCTATTAAAGGGCTCAGTAcaagtatttcataaaataaataataataattggatttttgttttatctgaGCCAGGCAAGTGTCATATTTCCTGTAATAATGACGGtaacaattttgatgaaactctgTTTGGCACGGGCTTATTGTCAATACCTAAAACCTGTAAAGCTTTCTTTAAAACCTTACAGTTCGTGCCACAGTCAAACGCTGTTCTCAATATAAGTTCACAGATTATTTCTAACTTTAATCTAGTAGACGATGactgttgtaataaaaatagagtCAACAAGACACTTACCAGGTTGccttattcaaaattaaacgaTGTAAATAATTTGGATTCTCTATTACAAGCTAGTTTACATTTAGATTCATTCGAAAAGGAATTAGATAGCCTTGAGAGTCCTAATCATTTCCAAAAATATGGCATTCATTACATGTCTCTTTCTTATGTACTTTTCATTGCATtctttgtatacctactttatagAATCAGAAGATATTTTTGTCCAAAATCAAAGGATCATTATTGTATACAGATATTCAATCAATGTAATACTAAGAAAGTTACTGAAACTCGTCAACCTTCTGTTGAATTATCTGTTATGAATGAAAACAGCGTGGCTGATGATACTTACTCATCAATGTCAAGGCCCACGCCTATTAAACGTAACCTTTTAGTGTCTAAGATAAACTAG